In a single window of the Azospirillum sp. B510 genome:
- a CDS encoding pentapeptide repeat-containing protein, whose protein sequence is MTSHSKSMRTKSFSRFLALAVGLAAPSALAAEMETAAVPASVEEAAQPIGGGEEERASVVDGCALGPRIVCPNLDLRHRNLRGLSLAGADLHGANLMRADLRKADLRGADLTGAILDGADLRTAFLQGARLSGARLRGANLEFARATGADFTGSDLTAANLEAIRADKINLAGASLEGANLQEAKMALSNLSGANMDGAKLRFAIFQDALMTGCRSCPPGW, encoded by the coding sequence ATGACGTCGCACAGCAAGAGCATGCGGACCAAGAGTTTCAGCCGGTTCCTGGCCCTGGCCGTCGGACTCGCGGCGCCGTCCGCCCTGGCGGCGGAGATGGAGACAGCCGCCGTCCCCGCCTCCGTCGAGGAGGCGGCACAGCCGATCGGCGGCGGCGAGGAGGAGCGGGCCAGCGTCGTCGACGGCTGCGCGCTCGGCCCGCGCATCGTCTGTCCCAACCTGGATCTGCGGCATCGCAACCTGCGCGGCCTGTCACTGGCCGGGGCCGATCTGCATGGGGCGAACCTGATGCGGGCGGACCTGCGCAAGGCCGACCTGCGCGGCGCCGACCTGACCGGCGCCATCCTCGACGGCGCCGACCTGCGCACCGCCTTCCTTCAGGGGGCGCGCCTGTCGGGGGCGCGGCTGCGCGGCGCCAATCTGGAATTCGCCCGCGCCACCGGCGCCGACTTCACCGGCAGCGACTTGACCGCCGCCAATCTGGAGGCGATCCGCGCCGACAAGATCAATCTCGCCGGGGCCAGCCTGGAAGGGGCCAATCTCCAGGAGGCGAAGATGGCCCTGTCCAACCTGTCCGGCGCCAACATGGACGGGGCCAAGCTGCGCTTCGCCATCTTCCAGGACGCCTTGATGACCGGGTGCCGGTCCTGCCCGCCCGGTTGGTGA
- a CDS encoding ferrous iron transporter B — MSDTILSSPAVPPRIALVGNPNCGKTALFNALTGARQKVANYPGVTVERKIGEFVSPAGNRVQIVDLPGTYSLRARSPDEEVTRDVVLGRFRHEAPPDVMVCVADATNLRLHLRLVLELRKLGRPIILALNMMDVAEARGCRVDAAALSAALGVPVVPTVAIRRTGVAGLLDQIDRSMTALAADLAPAPAPDSAPCGWSEPSARDLRAYHQEVEGILAAALRDAGRPSLATRRIDAALLHPAIGLPFLFLVLFLMFQAVFAWAAVPMDMIDKGLGWVQAAAGAALPDGLLKSLLTDGIIAGVGSVVIFLPQILVLFFFILMLESTGYMARAAFLLDRLMGGVGLHGRAFIPLLSSFACAVPGIMAARTIENRADRLATIMIAPLMTCSARLPVYTLIIAAFVPNRTVAGGMIGLQGLVMFALYAAGILSALAVAFVLKRTIFKGAREPLLMELPSYRLPGPRDVLLGLLERARIFLARAGTVIFAIMILLWFLGSFPAAPDGAAGPAIDYSFAGMLGHALAPLLAPIGFTWQIAIALVPGMAAREVAVAALGTVYALSETGDALSGSLAGVLAADWSLPTALSLLAWFVFAPQCVSTLSVVKRETNSWFWMLVMIVYMTALAYGAAFVTFRLSTALLGG, encoded by the coding sequence ATGTCCGATACAATCCTGTCCAGTCCCGCCGTCCCGCCGCGCATCGCGCTGGTCGGCAACCCGAATTGCGGCAAGACCGCCCTGTTCAACGCCCTGACCGGCGCCCGCCAGAAGGTGGCGAACTATCCCGGCGTCACGGTCGAGCGCAAGATCGGCGAGTTCGTCAGCCCGGCCGGCAACCGCGTGCAGATCGTCGACCTGCCCGGCACCTACAGCCTGCGCGCCCGCTCCCCCGACGAGGAGGTGACGCGCGACGTCGTGCTCGGCCGCTTCCGGCACGAGGCGCCGCCCGACGTGATGGTCTGCGTCGCCGACGCCACCAATCTGCGCCTGCATCTGCGGCTGGTGCTGGAGTTGCGGAAGCTCGGCCGCCCGATCATCCTGGCGCTCAATATGATGGATGTCGCCGAGGCGCGCGGCTGCCGCGTCGACGCGGCGGCCCTGTCGGCGGCGCTGGGCGTCCCGGTGGTGCCGACGGTGGCGATCCGGCGCACCGGCGTCGCCGGACTGCTCGACCAGATCGACCGCAGCATGACGGCGCTGGCGGCGGACCTCGCGCCGGCCCCCGCCCCGGATTCAGCCCCTTGCGGCTGGAGCGAGCCTTCGGCGCGGGACCTGCGCGCCTATCACCAGGAGGTCGAAGGCATCCTGGCCGCCGCACTCCGCGATGCCGGGCGCCCGTCGCTCGCCACCCGGCGCATCGACGCCGCCCTGCTGCATCCGGCCATCGGCCTGCCCTTCCTGTTCCTGGTGCTGTTCCTGATGTTCCAGGCGGTGTTCGCCTGGGCCGCGGTGCCGATGGATATGATCGACAAGGGGCTGGGCTGGGTCCAGGCCGCCGCCGGCGCCGCCCTGCCCGACGGCCTGCTGAAAAGCCTGCTCACCGACGGCATCATCGCCGGGGTCGGCAGCGTGGTGATCTTCCTGCCGCAGATCCTCGTCCTGTTCTTCTTCATCCTGATGCTGGAATCCACCGGCTACATGGCGCGGGCGGCCTTTCTGCTCGACCGGCTCATGGGCGGGGTCGGGCTGCATGGCCGCGCCTTCATCCCGCTGCTGTCCAGCTTCGCCTGCGCGGTTCCCGGCATCATGGCCGCCCGCACCATCGAGAACCGCGCCGACCGGCTGGCCACCATCATGATCGCCCCGCTGATGACCTGCTCGGCCCGGCTGCCGGTCTACACCCTGATCATCGCCGCCTTCGTCCCCAACCGGACGGTGGCCGGCGGCATGATCGGCCTGCAAGGGCTGGTGATGTTCGCGCTCTATGCCGCCGGCATCCTGTCGGCGCTGGCCGTCGCCTTCGTGCTGAAACGCACGATCTTCAAGGGTGCGCGCGAACCGCTGCTGATGGAGTTGCCCTCCTACCGGCTGCCCGGCCCGCGCGACGTCCTGCTGGGGCTGCTGGAACGGGCGCGCATCTTCCTGGCCCGCGCCGGCACGGTGATCTTCGCCATCATGATCCTGCTGTGGTTCCTCGGCAGCTTCCCGGCGGCGCCGGACGGGGCGGCGGGTCCGGCCATCGATTACAGCTTCGCCGGGATGCTGGGCCATGCGCTGGCGCCGCTGCTCGCCCCCATCGGCTTCACCTGGCAGATCGCCATCGCGCTGGTGCCGGGCATGGCGGCGCGCGAGGTGGCGGTGGCGGCGCTGGGCACCGTCTATGCCCTGAGCGAGACCGGGGACGCGCTGTCCGGCTCGCTGGCCGGGGTGCTGGCGGCGGACTGGAGCCTGCCGACGGCGCTGTCGCTGCTGGCGTGGTTCGTGTTCGCCCCGCAATGCGTCTCCACCCTGTCGGTGGTGAAGCGGGAGACCAACAGCTGGTTCTGGATGCTGGTGATGATCGTCTACATGACGGCGCTGGCCTATGGCGCCGCCTTCGTCACCTTCCGGCTCTCCACCGCCCTGCTGGGAGGCTGA
- a CDS encoding FeoA family protein: MTLLPPSSADATTSSVTTGRLPGPAPGGTADPPPVRDSGYRLGALRKGQRAVVTGLDETAISTPLPPGELERRMIEMGLIEGARVEILHEGFPGADPLAVRIDDHTLALRRAEAHAILVTLA, translated from the coding sequence ATGACCCTGCTCCCGCCAAGCTCCGCTGACGCCACCACCTCGTCCGTAACCACCGGCCGGTTGCCTGGCCCGGCACCCGGCGGCACCGCGGACCCTCCGCCGGTCAGGGATAGCGGTTATCGCCTCGGCGCGTTGCGCAAGGGACAGCGCGCGGTGGTGACCGGTCTCGACGAGACCGCCATTTCCACCCCGCTGCCGCCGGGCGAGCTGGAACGCCGCATGATCGAGATGGGCCTGATCGAAGGCGCCCGTGTTGAGATCCTGCATGAGGGATTCCCCGGCGCCGATCCGCTCGCGGTGCGCATCGACGACCACACCCTGGCCCTGCGCCGGGCCGAGGCGCACGCCATTCTGGTGACGCTGGCCTAG